In the genome of Ancylomarina subtilis, one region contains:
- a CDS encoding NADH-dependent [FeFe] hydrogenase, group A6, with protein sequence MEQMIKLTIDNKEVEVAKGTTILQAAKEIGIDIPTLCYMHLNDMNIEHKPGGCRICVVEVEGRRNLAPSCNSKCEAGMNIKTHSMRVLNARKTVMELMLSDHPFDCLVCAKSGNCDLQTIAQNLGVREIHYKGEQSKYKVDYSPSIIRDMDKCIMCRRCETMCNDVQTVGALSAVNRGFESVVAPAFEMDLQKSTCTYCGQCVAVCPTGALTEKDHTNQLIRDLADPKKTVVVQTAPAVRAALGEEFGMEAGTLVTGKMVSALRNLGFDNVYDTDFAADLTIMEEGTELLGRLSAHLAGDKDVKLPILTSCCPGWVNFFEHHFPEMKEIPSTARSPQQMFGPIAKNYLAKQMGIKREDMIVVSIMPCLAKKYECQRDEFKVDGDPDVNYSISTRELANLIKQANMDFKTLPEEDFDNPLGESTGASVIFGATGGVIEAAARTAYEVYTGKTLEKVDFEALRGMEGIRSAKVDFDGLELNIGIAHGLGNARKLLEEVRDGKSEYHAIEIMACPGGCIGGGGQPLHHGDSSILKKRAAALYREDEGKAIRKSHENPYIIKLYEEFLGKPCGELSHKLLHTHYFDKQNEIEVE encoded by the coding sequence ATGGAACAAATGATAAAATTAACCATTGATAATAAAGAAGTAGAGGTTGCTAAAGGCACCACTATTCTTCAAGCGGCAAAGGAGATTGGTATCGATATACCAACACTTTGTTACATGCACCTTAACGATATGAATATCGAGCATAAGCCAGGTGGATGTCGTATTTGTGTTGTCGAAGTTGAAGGAAGACGAAATTTAGCTCCTTCATGTAATTCGAAATGTGAAGCAGGAATGAATATCAAAACTCATTCAATGAGAGTTTTGAATGCTCGTAAAACTGTAATGGAGTTGATGCTTTCTGATCACCCATTCGACTGTTTAGTGTGTGCGAAATCAGGAAACTGTGATTTGCAGACTATTGCACAGAACTTAGGTGTTCGTGAGATTCACTATAAAGGTGAGCAGTCAAAATATAAAGTTGACTATTCGCCATCTATCATTCGCGATATGGATAAGTGTATCATGTGTCGTCGTTGTGAAACGATGTGTAATGATGTACAGACTGTAGGTGCACTTTCTGCTGTAAATCGTGGATTCGAGTCAGTCGTTGCTCCGGCTTTTGAAATGGATCTTCAAAAATCGACTTGTACCTATTGTGGACAGTGTGTTGCTGTATGTCCTACAGGAGCTCTTACAGAAAAAGATCACACAAACCAGTTGATCAGAGATCTTGCTGATCCTAAGAAGACTGTAGTTGTACAAACGGCTCCTGCTGTTCGTGCTGCTCTAGGCGAAGAGTTTGGTATGGAAGCTGGTACTTTGGTGACTGGTAAGATGGTTTCAGCCCTTCGTAACCTGGGTTTTGATAATGTTTACGATACTGATTTTGCTGCCGACCTGACTATTATGGAGGAAGGTACTGAGCTATTAGGTCGTTTAAGTGCCCATTTGGCTGGTGATAAGGATGTGAAATTACCTATCTTAACTTCATGTTGTCCGGGGTGGGTGAATTTCTTTGAGCATCATTTCCCAGAGATGAAAGAGATTCCTTCTACTGCACGTTCTCCACAACAAATGTTTGGTCCTATCGCTAAAAACTATTTGGCTAAGCAGATGGGAATTAAGCGTGAAGATATGATTGTGGTTTCTATAATGCCTTGTTTGGCTAAGAAATACGAATGTCAGCGTGATGAATTTAAGGTAGATGGTGATCCTGATGTGAATTATTCTATCTCAACTCGAGAGTTGGCTAATTTGATCAAGCAGGCCAATATGGATTTCAAAACTTTACCTGAGGAAGATTTTGATAATCCTTTGGGTGAGTCGACTGGTGCTAGTGTTATTTTTGGTGCTACAGGAGGTGTGATCGAGGCTGCTGCTCGTACAGCTTATGAGGTTTATACAGGAAAAACTCTTGAGAAAGTCGATTTCGAAGCGCTTCGTGGTATGGAAGGTATTCGTAGTGCTAAAGTCGATTTCGATGGCTTAGAACTTAACATAGGTATTGCTCACGGTTTGGGTAATGCTCGTAAGTTACTTGAAGAGGTTCGTGATGGTAAATCTGAATATCATGCAATTGAAATCATGGCTTGTCCTGGTGGATGTATTGGTGGTGGCGGTCAGCCGTTGCATCATGGAGATTCGTCTATTTTGAAGAAACGTGCTGCAGCTCTTTATCGCGAAGATGAGGGGAAAGCAATCCGTAAATCTCATGAGAATCCATATATCATTAAATTGTACGAAGAATTCTTAGGTAAGCCTTGTGGCGAGTTGTCACATAAGTTGCTTCACACACATTACTTCGACAAGCAAAATGAAATAGAGGTTGAATAG
- a CDS encoding NADH-quinone oxidoreductase subunit NuoF, translated as MEKYKMHILICGGTGCRASKSELIQTNLEDALKAKGLEDEVQVVTTGCFGFCEKGPIVKILPDNTFYIEVKPEDAVEIVEEHIVKGRQVMRLLYTDPDKKETVSDAKNMGFYKKQIRIALRNCGFINPENIEEYISRDGYGALGKCFEMTPQDVIDIIKKSGLRGRGGGGFPTGLKWEFASKNEADQKYVVCNADEGDPGAFMDRSILEGDPHSVLEAMAICGYTMGADKGVIYIRAEYPLAIERLKVAIGQAREYGLLGKDILGSGFNFDVEMRYGAGAFVCGEETALIHSMEGLRGEPTVKPPFPAESGYNGKPTNVNNVETFANVPVIINKGADWFSAIGTDKSKGTKVFALAGKINNVGLIEVPMGTTLREVIYEIGGGIKDGKKFKAVQTGGPSGGCLTEKHLDTPIDFDNLLAVGSMMGSGGMIVMDEDDCMVSMAKFYLDFTVEESCGKCTPCRVGNKRLYELLDKITEGKGTKEDLDLLRNLSAVIKDTSLCGLGQTSPNPVLSTIENFYDEYMAHVEDHKCVAGQCKALMQYVVDPELCVGCTLCARNCPVDCISGERKEAHIIDVDKCIKCGACMDKCKFNAISIQ; from the coding sequence ATGGAAAAGTATAAAATGCATATTCTTATTTGCGGAGGGACAGGATGTCGCGCATCTAAGAGTGAGCTTATTCAAACAAATTTAGAGGATGCACTTAAAGCCAAGGGGCTTGAGGATGAAGTGCAGGTCGTAACAACAGGTTGTTTTGGTTTTTGTGAAAAAGGACCCATTGTAAAGATTCTTCCGGACAACACATTCTATATTGAGGTGAAGCCTGAGGATGCTGTTGAGATTGTTGAAGAGCATATTGTAAAAGGACGTCAGGTAATGCGTTTGCTTTACACCGATCCTGATAAGAAAGAAACTGTTAGTGATGCGAAAAATATGGGTTTCTATAAGAAACAAATTCGTATTGCTCTTAGAAACTGTGGATTTATCAATCCTGAGAACATTGAGGAATATATTTCTCGTGATGGATATGGTGCATTAGGTAAGTGTTTCGAAATGACACCACAGGATGTGATTGATATCATTAAGAAATCTGGTCTGCGCGGACGAGGAGGAGGAGGGTTCCCAACAGGATTAAAGTGGGAATTTGCATCTAAGAATGAAGCGGATCAAAAATATGTGGTTTGTAATGCAGATGAGGGTGACCCAGGTGCATTTATGGACCGTTCTATATTAGAAGGAGACCCACATTCAGTACTTGAGGCAATGGCCATTTGTGGTTATACAATGGGTGCTGATAAAGGTGTGATTTATATACGTGCCGAATACCCACTTGCGATTGAGCGTTTGAAAGTTGCAATCGGACAAGCTCGTGAGTATGGTTTATTAGGAAAAGATATTTTAGGTTCTGGTTTCAATTTTGATGTTGAAATGCGTTATGGAGCCGGAGCTTTTGTATGTGGTGAAGAAACGGCTTTGATTCACTCGATGGAAGGTCTTCGTGGTGAGCCAACTGTTAAGCCTCCATTCCCTGCAGAATCAGGTTATAATGGCAAACCAACCAACGTAAATAATGTTGAGACATTTGCTAATGTTCCTGTTATTATCAACAAAGGTGCTGACTGGTTTAGCGCTATTGGTACCGATAAATCAAAAGGTACAAAAGTGTTTGCATTGGCTGGTAAGATCAACAATGTTGGTTTGATCGAGGTGCCAATGGGTACCACACTTCGCGAAGTAATTTACGAAATTGGTGGTGGTATTAAGGATGGCAAGAAATTTAAAGCGGTTCAGACGGGTGGTCCTTCCGGAGGTTGTTTGACAGAGAAACATCTGGATACACCTATCGACTTTGATAACTTGCTTGCTGTTGGTTCGATGATGGGATCGGGCGGAATGATTGTGATGGATGAAGACGACTGTATGGTGTCTATGGCAAAATTCTATCTTGATTTTACTGTTGAAGAGTCTTGTGGAAAATGTACGCCTTGTCGTGTAGGTAATAAGCGTCTTTATGAACTGTTAGATAAAATCACAGAAGGTAAGGGAACTAAAGAGGATTTGGATTTATTACGTAATCTGAGTGCTGTAATTAAAGATACTTCACTATGTGGTTTAGGTCAAACGTCGCCTAATCCGGTATTGTCTACTATTGAGAACTTCTATGATGAGTATATGGCTCATGTTGAAGATCATAAGTGTGTTGCAGGTCAGTGTAAAGCATTGATGCAATATGTGGTTGATCCTGAGCTTTGTGTGGGTTGTACACTTTGTGCTCGTAATTGTCCGGTTGATTGTATTTCTGGTGAACGTAAGGAAGCTCATATTATCGACGTTGATAAATGTATTAAGTGTGGTGCTTGTATGGATAAGTGTAAATTTAATGCCATTAGCATACAATAA
- a CDS encoding (2Fe-2S) ferredoxin domain-containing protein: MAKVKSLADLKRMKEDLQSKMDLREKSNAPDSMVQIKVGMATCGIASGAKEVMNFFIEESAKRGIAAVVTQTGCMGYCYAEPTIEVKMPGKDPIVFGDVDVKKADEIIEKYVKHGELVDGIIPVNYNTID, from the coding sequence ATGGCAAAAGTAAAATCTCTTGCAGATCTGAAGAGAATGAAAGAAGATCTTCAGTCAAAAATGGATCTTAGAGAAAAGAGTAACGCCCCGGATAGTATGGTACAAATAAAAGTAGGTATGGCTACTTGTGGTATCGCTTCCGGAGCAAAAGAGGTAATGAACTTCTTTATTGAAGAAAGTGCAAAGAGAGGAATTGCAGCTGTTGTTACCCAAACCGGATGCATGGGCTATTGCTATGCAGAACCAACTATCGAAGTCAAAATGCCGGGTAAAGACCCAATCGTTTTTGGCGATGTTGATGTGAAAAAAGCCGATGAGATTATTGAGAAATACGTTAAGCATGGTGAGTTGGTTGATGGAATTATTCCTGTAAACTATAATACGATTGACTAA
- a CDS encoding ATP-binding protein — translation MSEHIMDIIQNSVRAKAKLVELEIFEDVKKDVYKLVFIDDGCGMSPEVLENVSDPFFTSRTTRKVGLGISLLKQNAEQTGGGLDIWSEEGKGTRLEVSFSHSNIDRPVLGNIAETMMLLVGANVEMDFIYKHVTPKGEYVFDTREVKEVLEGVALNDPNILVYLKEMINENIKTII, via the coding sequence TTGTCAGAACATATCATGGATATTATCCAGAACTCAGTACGAGCAAAAGCAAAACTTGTTGAGTTGGAGATATTTGAAGATGTGAAAAAAGACGTTTATAAGCTGGTATTCATTGATGATGGATGTGGTATGTCGCCTGAGGTTCTGGAAAATGTTAGTGACCCATTTTTTACTTCTCGCACAACTAGAAAAGTAGGTTTGGGTATTTCGCTTTTAAAACAAAATGCTGAGCAAACCGGAGGAGGGCTGGATATTTGGTCAGAAGAGGGAAAAGGGACCCGGCTCGAGGTGAGCTTTTCTCATTCGAATATCGACAGGCCTGTTTTAGGGAATATTGCTGAAACCATGATGTTGTTGGTTGGCGCAAACGTAGAGATGGATTTTATATATAAACATGTGACCCCAAAGGGAGAATATGTGTTTGATACCAGAGAAGTAAAAGAAGTTTTGGAAGGGGTTGCTTTAAATGACCCCAATATTCTGGTTTATCTTAAGGAAATGATAAATGAGAATATCAAGACGATTATATAA
- a CDS encoding PHP domain-containing protein, translated as MRTFRVDLHTHTVLSPCGDLEMSPVNIVKKAGERGIDILGISDHNTTLHAPLIKKMAAREGLMVVMGAEVTTKEEVHCLCFFETEEKLTVFQSYLEAHLPHIPNDNDRFGYQVVVNEADEIIDEIEWLLISAIDQSIDQVEQKVHELSGLFIPAHINKAQNSIISQLGFVPFDLNVDALEISKHISKTSFLEKNAYLKDKTFIKSSDAHCIDLVGEVCTKFQMMEASFEEVKMALRNEGGRFVDL; from the coding sequence ATGCGAACCTTTCGAGTCGATTTACACACACATACCGTACTTTCTCCCTGTGGAGATTTGGAGATGAGTCCGGTAAATATTGTGAAAAAGGCCGGAGAGCGAGGCATTGATATTTTAGGCATAAGCGATCATAACACAACTCTTCATGCTCCCTTAATTAAAAAGATGGCAGCCAGGGAGGGTTTAATGGTCGTGATGGGAGCTGAGGTGACAACAAAAGAGGAGGTACATTGTCTTTGCTTTTTTGAAACTGAAGAAAAATTGACGGTTTTTCAATCCTATCTTGAAGCACACTTGCCCCATATTCCGAATGATAATGATCGGTTTGGTTATCAGGTTGTGGTTAATGAGGCTGATGAAATTATTGATGAGATTGAGTGGTTGTTAATTTCAGCTATAGACCAAAGTATTGATCAGGTAGAACAAAAAGTACATGAGTTGTCAGGTTTGTTTATACCAGCGCATATAAATAAAGCACAAAATAGCATTATCTCACAATTGGGCTTTGTGCCTTTTGATCTGAATGTGGATGCACTTGAGATAAGCAAACATATTAGTAAAACGTCATTCCTGGAAAAGAATGCGTATTTGAAAGATAAAACATTTATAAAAAGCTCCGATGCTCATTGTATCGATCTTGTTGGTGAAGTCTGTACAAAATTTCAGATGATGGAAGCCAGCTTTGAGGAAGTGAAAATGGCTTTGAGAAATGAAGGTGGGCGATTTGTAGATTTATAA
- a CDS encoding serine kinase — translation MKVSDIVIALGLKVCSGEQGLDKEIEGGYTSDLLSDVMGNADADQVWITLQTHKNIMAIASLKELAAVVLVKGYEPEADAAEQSNLEGIPILSSEEEAFELTGKLYKLISD, via the coding sequence ATGAAAGTAAGTGATATTGTAATTGCCTTAGGCTTAAAAGTATGTTCTGGAGAACAAGGTCTTGATAAAGAAATTGAGGGTGGATATACTTCTGATTTATTGAGCGATGTTATGGGAAATGCTGATGCTGATCAGGTTTGGATTACCTTACAAACTCATAAGAATATAATGGCCATCGCTTCGCTAAAGGAATTGGCTGCTGTTGTTTTGGTTAAAGGTTATGAGCCAGAGGCTGATGCGGCAGAACAAAGTAATCTTGAAGGGATTCCAATTTTGTCATCAGAAGAAGAAGCTTTTGAGTTGACCGGAAAACTTTACAAATTAATAAGTGACTAG
- a CDS encoding [Fe-Fe] hydrogenase large subunit C-terminal domain-containing protein has translation MEKLPFYHALKVVENVCIGCTHCMNVCPTKAIRVKSGTADINKHACVDCGECLKACPVNAIIVEQDDFNQIFSYKQRVAILPTVLLGQFPDDITEEQIYDVIREMGFTHVFEVDEAVDLLIEGTKEYMRKHSQMRPFISSFCPAVVRLIQVRFPSLVENIVRLKPVVDISSQFYRKKLIDEGYKSEEIGIFYVTPCAAKIASVKSPVGEDEMLIDGVINMDFIYNKVMLSIKHASQEKQTVSNYRHLSKTSIDWTLTNGEASQYSGRCLAIDEIHNVIAFLDKLENDEITDVDFLELRACDRSCAGGVLSTENRFLAVERLSKRAQKEIKKQAETEEMYSTYRPYLLNNMAISEIEPRSILSLDADMMIAMDKMKKIQRIMRVLPEIDCGACGAPKCKVLAEDIVQGRAKMTQCVFLQKMLTKEELISPQESFDISEETWGKGRFEKKKFNS, from the coding sequence ATGGAAAAGCTTCCTTTTTATCACGCACTTAAAGTTGTCGAAAACGTTTGTATTGGCTGTACACATTGTATGAATGTATGTCCTACAAAGGCAATTCGTGTGAAATCAGGAACTGCTGATATAAATAAGCATGCTTGTGTTGATTGTGGCGAGTGTTTAAAGGCCTGTCCGGTTAACGCAATAATCGTTGAGCAAGACGATTTTAATCAGATATTCAGCTACAAGCAACGAGTGGCTATCTTACCTACAGTTTTATTAGGTCAATTTCCCGATGATATTACCGAAGAACAGATTTATGATGTTATCCGCGAAATGGGTTTTACCCATGTGTTTGAAGTGGATGAAGCGGTTGATTTATTAATAGAGGGCACCAAGGAGTATATGCGCAAGCATTCTCAAATGCGCCCATTTATCTCTAGTTTTTGTCCTGCTGTTGTGCGTCTAATACAAGTCCGTTTCCCATCCCTGGTTGAAAATATTGTCAGGCTAAAACCTGTTGTTGATATCTCATCACAATTTTATCGTAAAAAATTAATAGATGAAGGTTATAAGAGTGAGGAGATTGGAATTTTTTATGTAACACCTTGCGCTGCTAAAATTGCCTCTGTGAAATCACCTGTAGGTGAGGATGAGATGTTGATAGATGGTGTGATTAATATGGATTTTATCTATAATAAAGTCATGCTTAGTATTAAACATGCCAGTCAGGAAAAACAGACTGTGTCCAATTACCGTCATTTATCTAAAACCAGTATAGACTGGACCCTAACCAATGGGGAGGCTTCTCAGTATTCAGGACGTTGTTTGGCTATAGATGAGATTCATAATGTGATCGCCTTTCTGGACAAGTTAGAGAATGACGAGATTACAGATGTTGATTTTCTTGAGCTTAGAGCCTGTGATAGAAGTTGTGCTGGTGGTGTTTTGAGTACCGAAAACAGATTCTTAGCCGTAGAGCGTTTAAGTAAACGTGCTCAGAAAGAGATAAAAAAACAGGCTGAAACGGAAGAGATGTATTCGACTTATCGCCCCTACTTACTGAATAATATGGCTATATCGGAAATTGAGCCCAGATCAATTTTAAGTTTGGATGCGGATATGATGATCGCCATGGATAAAATGAAAAAGATCCAACGAATCATGCGTGTTTTGCCAGAGATTGACTGTGGCGCATGTGGAGCTCCTAAGTGTAAAGTGCTTGCAGAGGATATTGTTCAGGGACGTGCTAAGATGACCCAATGTGTTTTCTTGCAAAAGATGTTAACGAAAGAAGAACTGATTAGTCCTCAGGAATCATTCGACATATCAGAGGAAACGTGGGGGAAAGGTCGTTTCGAAAAAAAGAAATTTAACAGCTAA
- a CDS encoding ATP-binding protein, translating into MDFKFDIEGGNFSKAGTASSDVKKVLKKLNVDPKLIKRIVVSIYEAEVNVVAHAYEGEMNVSIFPEKIVVRIVDKGPGIPDIDLAMQKGYSTASPAVREMGFGAGMGLPNIKKNTNELNIKSEVGVGTEVELINYLN; encoded by the coding sequence ATGGATTTTAAATTTGATATAGAAGGAGGCAATTTTTCGAAGGCAGGTACAGCTTCAAGTGATGTAAAGAAAGTTCTGAAAAAATTGAATGTTGACCCAAAGCTGATCAAGCGAATTGTTGTTTCGATTTATGAAGCTGAGGTGAACGTTGTTGCTCATGCTTACGAGGGAGAAATGAATGTTTCTATTTTTCCTGAAAAAATTGTGGTGCGAATTGTCGATAAGGGACCTGGTATCCCTGATATCGATTTGGCTATGCAAAAAGGCTATTCTACCGCCTCTCCAGCAGTTCGTGAAATGGGATTTGGAGCAGGTATGGGCCTTCCTAATATAAAGAAAAATACCAATGAGCTCAATATAAAATCCGAGGTTGGTGTTGGAACCGAAGTTGAACTAATTAACTATTTAAATTAG
- a CDS encoding glycerophosphodiester phosphodiesterase family protein, with product MKRYLLALLIVFIHAFPTKSENHRDPKTKENHENRVDSLLKILHSNDDGYVMVAAHRANWSQAPENTIQAIKNAMAVGVDIIEIDVRMTKDHQFVIIHDKTLDRTTTGTGKVSKWTLDSLKTLFVTDRTGKATLEKIPSLEEALVLTKGKVLLNLDKCTKHLEKITELLIKTQTLNQVIIKTKTDFWRTRLHHKCSQNKLIYIPKIDKHKRNLEYQVEKFIEKHEPTAFDIRLSPKDSSILPLINKMKNKSCRIWVSTTPNENINYRGETKKHIDSNKKWDWALNMGANIIISDEPGSLIDYLRCKGFRNKKDVQKPGNKVEDSKTLSRKNKSITPKI from the coding sequence ATGAAACGGTATCTTCTCGCATTACTAATTGTGTTTATTCATGCATTTCCGACAAAAAGTGAAAACCACAGAGACCCAAAGACAAAAGAGAATCATGAAAACAGAGTTGATTCTCTTCTTAAAATATTACACTCCAATGATGATGGATATGTCATGGTGGCCGCACATAGAGCAAACTGGAGTCAGGCTCCTGAGAACACCATACAAGCCATTAAAAATGCGATGGCTGTTGGAGTGGATATTATAGAAATTGATGTTAGAATGACCAAAGACCATCAATTTGTTATAATTCATGATAAAACTCTTGACAGAACAACAACCGGAACCGGTAAAGTCTCAAAATGGACACTAGATTCATTAAAAACTCTATTCGTTACTGACCGAACAGGGAAAGCGACTTTAGAAAAAATACCAAGTCTTGAAGAAGCTTTGGTTCTTACCAAAGGTAAAGTTCTACTCAACCTGGATAAGTGCACAAAGCATCTCGAAAAAATAACAGAACTTCTGATAAAAACCCAAACGCTCAACCAGGTCATTATAAAGACGAAAACAGATTTTTGGAGAACTCGACTGCATCACAAGTGCTCCCAAAATAAACTCATTTACATCCCAAAAATTGATAAGCATAAACGAAATCTGGAATATCAGGTTGAGAAATTCATTGAAAAACATGAACCGACCGCATTCGATATCCGATTAAGTCCAAAGGATTCTTCAATATTGCCGCTTATTAATAAAATGAAAAACAAATCATGTCGAATATGGGTAAGCACAACTCCAAACGAGAATATCAACTACAGAGGTGAGACAAAAAAACACATCGATTCAAACAAAAAATGGGACTGGGCTTTGAATATGGGAGCTAATATCATCATCTCCGATGAACCCGGTTCACTCATAGACTACTTAAGATGTAAAGGATTTAGAAACAAAAAAGACGTCCAAAAACCTGGTAATAAGGTAGAGGATTCTAAAACTCTAAGTAGAAAAAACAAGTCGATTACACCCAAAATTTAA
- a CDS encoding sodium:calcium antiporter, translated as MDLYNFVFHTWYGGLSIMILCSVIIAKSCDVFETATDYLGRNMSEGVKGASLNAIGSSIPELLTTVFFLAFASHANLARDLAASIGGNTGSAIFNSIAIPMLVIGSVLATVPGVVGLKISKKVILRDGLFLIAAEILLIILLSSQYITHWHGWAFTIFYLIYIGYTILSMKKGQKAEQQSESSQEEGKYLKYVLKAKTGRKGRSWLLLIMSTLVIAAACAGLVEGCKGISDALGINPLFVALILIAAASSVPDTIISIRDAKKGNYDDSLSNILGSNIFDISISLGLPLALFLLITGQRIEFTEAGATLVDIRVVLLIVTLITIGIFYFSQTLKKRHVFILGILYTVFILYAIGAAEYYTGSKSYLAETAGSFIKYLRQPGGLGEWLQEIANYFTSNW; from the coding sequence ATGGATTTATACAATTTTGTATTCCATACATGGTATGGTGGTTTATCTATCATGATCCTCTGCTCCGTTATCATTGCCAAATCGTGCGATGTGTTCGAAACAGCAACTGATTATTTGGGACGAAACATGAGTGAAGGTGTAAAAGGAGCGTCATTAAATGCAATTGGATCCTCTATTCCAGAACTTTTAACAACTGTATTTTTCCTTGCATTTGCATCGCATGCCAATTTAGCTCGAGATTTAGCTGCCAGTATAGGTGGTAATACGGGGTCTGCTATTTTTAATAGTATAGCAATCCCCATGCTGGTTATTGGATCAGTATTGGCAACCGTACCTGGTGTTGTTGGGTTGAAAATAAGTAAAAAAGTAATACTGAGAGATGGCTTGTTTTTAATTGCAGCCGAGATTCTACTCATTATCTTGCTTTCCAGTCAATACATTACACATTGGCATGGATGGGCATTTACCATATTCTACCTCATATATATTGGCTACACAATCCTGTCAATGAAAAAAGGGCAAAAGGCAGAACAACAAAGCGAATCATCTCAAGAAGAAGGCAAGTATCTAAAATATGTTTTAAAGGCAAAAACGGGCAGAAAAGGCAGAAGCTGGTTGCTACTTATCATGTCAACACTTGTTATTGCAGCAGCATGTGCAGGTTTGGTCGAAGGTTGCAAAGGCATTTCTGATGCACTTGGCATCAACCCCCTATTTGTTGCACTAATTTTAATTGCTGCAGCCAGCAGTGTCCCCGATACAATTATCTCCATCAGAGATGCCAAAAAAGGCAACTACGATGATTCTCTGTCAAATATTTTAGGCTCAAATATTTTTGATATATCCATTAGCCTAGGCTTACCACTTGCCTTGTTCCTATTAATCACAGGACAAAGAATTGAATTCACAGAAGCAGGTGCAACTTTAGTCGATATTCGGGTAGTCCTCCTAATCGTCACTTTGATAACAATAGGAATTTTTTACTTCAGTCAAACATTGAAAAAACGTCATGTTTTTATATTAGGAATTCTCTACACTGTATTTATTCTATATGCGATTGGAGCAGCCGAGTATTATACAGGTAGCAAATCTTACCTTGCAGAAACTGCCGGCTCATTTATTAAATATTTAAGACAACCTGGAGGTCTGGGCGAATGGTTACAAGAAATTGCCAACTATTTCACATCTAACTGGTAA
- the hpf gene encoding ribosome hibernation-promoting factor, HPF/YfiA family produces the protein MNMKMQSVGFKADKKLEAFINQKLSKLNKFDNNICDYNVILNIENSDPKANKVVEVKVNVPGNELFARKQSNSFEAAAELVADALRIQILKNKEK, from the coding sequence ATGAATATGAAGATGCAATCCGTAGGTTTTAAAGCAGATAAGAAACTTGAAGCTTTCATCAATCAGAAGTTGAGCAAACTAAATAAATTTGATAATAACATTTGTGACTATAACGTCATTTTAAATATCGAAAATTCAGATCCTAAAGCCAATAAAGTTGTCGAAGTAAAGGTAAATGTACCTGGAAATGAACTTTTCGCAAGAAAACAATCTAATTCTTTTGAGGCGGCAGCAGAGCTTGTTGCTGATGCATTAAGAATTCAGATCTTAAAAAATAAAGAGAAATAA
- a CDS encoding (4Fe-4S)-binding protein — MKESKKEYSNGEITVVYRTDLCIHSEVCSKGLPGVFQPGSQPWVKMNAATNEEIMQQVQKCPTKALSFYVNMPKEENKDEVMALESGLKVQVLSKGPLLVEGTITLVDVNGKRGVKMGDTYFCRCGGSSNKPFCDGTHDKIGFED; from the coding sequence ATGAAAGAGTCTAAAAAAGAGTATAGTAATGGTGAAATTACAGTGGTTTATCGTACTGATTTATGCATTCACTCTGAAGTATGTTCAAAAGGTTTACCTGGAGTGTTTCAGCCAGGATCTCAGCCTTGGGTGAAAATGAATGCGGCAACCAATGAGGAAATTATGCAACAAGTGCAAAAGTGTCCAACCAAAGCATTGTCTTTTTATGTGAATATGCCAAAAGAAGAAAACAAAGATGAAGTTATGGCTCTTGAATCCGGATTAAAAGTTCAGGTTTTGAGTAAAGGCCCTTTGTTAGTTGAAGGCACCATAACATTAGTTGATGTGAATGGGAAAAGAGGTGTGAAAATGGGAGACACATACTTTTGTCGATGTGGGGGATCATCCAACAAACCTTTTTGTGATGGCACTCATGACAAAATTGGTTTTGAAGATTAA